A portion of the Thunnus albacares chromosome 23, fThuAlb1.1, whole genome shotgun sequence genome contains these proteins:
- the dennd5b gene encoding DENN domain-containing protein 5B isoform X6 yields the protein MSGSSAVSGAAPCRFAHYFVICGIDTETGLEPDELAGENFEQSPLKRTFKSKVLARYPENVEWNPFDQDAVNMLCMPKGLSFRTQADRREPQFHSFIITKEDGSRTYGFVHTFYEEVTSPQICSAMQTLYQMHNAEHASANPPSSSSSSSSSSMDSLASSLDEADPPTSSSSSSSSRGAGGYDSSRDTLYVSKALCLITPMPFMHACRRFLSQLHRAVTATTAPPLPLESYVHNILYEVPLPALGRSLKFHGVYEPIVCQRPGPGELPLADFPLAEVFNLLGVENLVQVFTCTLLEMQILLYSQDYQRLMTVAEGITTLLFPFQWQHVYVPILPASLLHFLDAPVPYLMGLQSKEGTDRSKLELPQEANLCFVDIDNHYIELPEDFPQFPNKSEFIQELSEVLLSFGISANAGAPPRTRTSPGSTPSTPGRERKVVALRQLEDDGRNGNLAGEELAVLELLQGNATLERLQALTKRTGVTVARVDALRAGVKGQVTEGQGGQTAAEDEELRNAKLNVQLREVFASRFTTMFADYEAFVIQSAPDLESWLTNREQMHNFDKASFLSDQPEPYLPFLSHFIETQMFATFIDNKIMSQWEEKEPQLRVFDARIEKARLYNVRAPNLRSSSYQRCSILKESAQSIEQRLMKIDHTAIHPHLLDMKIGQGKYEQGFFPKLQADVLNTGPTNNKWSHRTATAQRRKDRHRQQTEHLTLDNDLKEKYMQEARSLGKNLRQPKLSDLSPAVIAQTNWKFVEGLLKECRMKTKRMLVEKMGREAVELGHGEANITGLEENTLIASLCDLLERIWSHGLQVKQGKSALWSHLLHCQAREEKLEQQQAESPVSHVPERRKSDSYIAMPSLRVSLIQDMRRIQSMSEIKTDVGRARAWIRLSLEKKLLSQHLKQLLSRQALTKKLYKRYAFLRCEEEKEQFLFHLLSLNAVDYFCFTSVFTTIMIPYRVVIIPIKKLSNAMTTSNPWVCVSGELGDSGIMQIPKNVLEMTFDSAFRPHTHISAMFKCQNLGKLTTVQLGHDNAGLLAKWLVDCVMVRNEITGHTYRFPCGRWLGKGVDDGSLERVLIGELVVPSGEEDSGKGCRTPPPQHSPSQTRRISITSLSGRGYKPNSAQIQEAIGEAVNNIIKHFHKPEKERGSLTVLLCGENSLVSALEQFFHHGFKSARLFQKTVFVWDFVEKAVAYMESADQMGDLQETAEPLGMTCQSLCHYVNAINSTPRNIGKDGKFQLLVCLGARDRLLPQWLPLLVECPVILRMYEDTALLRDRTTVNALIGVLETLHDFPITLEASLVKGIDL from the exons GTGAAAACTTTGAGCAGAGCCCCCTGAAGAGGACGTTCAAGTCCAAGGTTCTTGCACGCTACCCCGAGAATGTGGAGTGGAACCCCTTCGACCAGGATGCAGTCAACATG CTGTGTATGCCTAAAGGCCTGTCGTTCCGGACGCAGGCGGACAGGCGCGAGCCACAGTTCCACTCCTTCATCATCACCAAGGAGGACGGCTCTCGAACCTACGGCTTCGTCCACACCTTCTACGAGGAGGTGACCAGCCCGCAGATCTGCTCCGCCATGCAGACCCTCTACCAGATGCACAACGCAGAGCACGCCTCCGCCaaccccccttcctcctcctcttcctcctcctcctccagcatggACTCTCTGGCCAGCAGTTTAGACGAGGCCGACCCCCctacctcctcatcctcctcatcttcatctcGCGGGGCAGGCGGCTACGACTCCTCTCGTGACACCCTCTATGTGTCCAAGGCCCTGTGTCTGATCACGCCGATGCCCTTCATGCACGCGTGCCGCCGTTTCCTGTCACAGCTGCACCGGGCCGTCACAGCCACCACCGCCCCCCCGCTGCCGCTGGAGAGCTACGTTCACAACATCCTGTATGAGGTGCCGCTGCCCGCTCTGGGCCGCTCGCTCAAGTTCCACGGTGTATACGAGCCCATTGTGTGCCAGAGGCCGGGGCCTGGGGAGCTGCCGCTGGCTGACTTCCCCCTCGCAGAGGTCTTCAATCTCCTGGGAGTAGAGAACCTGGTCCAGGTGTTCACCTGCACCCTGCTGGAGATGCAGATCCTCCTATACTCGCAGG acTACCAGCGGTTGATGACGGTTGCCGAGGGCATCACCACGCTGCTGTTTCCCTTCCAGTGGCAGCACGTCTACGTTCCCATCCTGCCAGCCTCCCTCCTTCACTTCCTGGATGCTCCCGTCCCCTACCTGATGGGCCTGCAGTCCAAGGAGGGCACTGACCGCTCCAAACTGGAGCTTCCTCAGGAG GCCAACCTGTGTTTTGTGGACATTGACAACCACTACATCGAGCTTCCAGAGGACTTCCCCCAGTTCCCCAACAAGTCTGAGTTCATACAGGAGCTCAGCGAGGTGCTGCTTAGCTTTGGCATTTCTGCCAATGCAGGGGCCCCACCACGGACCCGCACCAGTCCCGGCAGCACCCCCTCCACACCAGGCAGGGAGCGTAAGGTCGTCGCCCTCCGGCAGCTGGAGGATGATGGGCGTAACGGCAACTTGGCAGGGGAGGAGCTGGCTgtgctggagctgctgcaggGAAACGCCACCCTGGAGAGACTGCAGGCGCTGACCAAACGCACCGGGGTGACGGTGGCCCGCGTTGACGCCCTGAGGGCTGGAGTCAAAGGTCAGGTGACTGAGGGGCAAGGGGGGCAGACAGCAGCTGAAGACGAGGAGCTAAGGAACGCCAAGCTGAATGTCCAACTGAGGGAGGTGTTCGCCAGCCGCTTCACCACCATGTTTGCCGACTACGAAGCCTTTGTCATCCAGAGTGCCCCGGATCTGGAGTCCTGGCTCACCAACAGAGAACAGATGCACAACTTTGACAAG GCCTCCTTCCTGTCAGACCAGCCGGAGCCCTACCTGCCCTTCCTCTCCCACTTCATTGAGACGCAGATGTTTGCCACCTTCATCGACAACAAGATCATGTCCCAGTGGGAGGAGAAGGAGCCACAGCTCCGTGTCTTTGACGCACGCATCGAAAAGGCCCGCCTCTATAATGTCCGCGCTCCCAACCTCCGATCCTCCAGCTACCAGAGGTGCTCCATCCTCAAGGAGTCTG CTCAGTCTATTGAACAGCGGCTGATGAAGATCGACCACACGGCCATCCACCCACACCTGCTGGACATGAAGATCGGTCAGGGCAAATACGAGCAGGGATTCTTCCCTAAACTACAGGCCGACGTGCTCAACACAGGACCAACAAATAACAA GTGGTCTCACAGGACGGCAACAGCCCAGCGACGGAAAGATCGCCACAGACAACAAACAGAGCATCTGACCCTCGACAACGACCTGAAAGAG AAGTACATGCAGGAGGCCCGCAGCCTGGGGAAGAACCTCCGACAGCCCAAACTGTCTGATCTGTCTCCCGCCGTCATCGCCCAGACCAACTGGAAGTTTGTGGAGGGGCTGCTCAAGGAGTGTCGGATGAAG acaaaGCGTATGCTGGTGGAGAAGATGGGCCGGGAGGCGGTGGAGCTGGGCCACGGTGAGGCCAACATTACTGGACTGGAAGAGAACACTCTGATTGCCAGTCTGTGTGACCTGCTGGAGAGAATCTGGAGCCACGGGTTGCAGGTCAAACAG GGGAAGTCGGCCCTGTGGTCCCATCTGCTGCATTGTCAGGCCCgagaggagaagctggagcagcagcaggccgAGTCACCAG TATCACATGTTCCTGAGAGGAGGAAGTCTGATAGTTATATAGCAATGCCGTCTCTACGTGTATCTCTGATACAGGATATGAG GCGCATCCAGAGTATGTCAGAGATTAAGACAGATGTGGGACGAGCCAGAGCCTGGATCCGTCTGTCCCTGGAGAAGAAGCTGCTCTCTCAGCACCTCAAACAGCTGCTGTCCCGACAAGCCTTAACCAA GAAGCTGTACAAGCGTTATGCCTTCCTGCGCtgtgaagaggagaaagaacagTTCCTCTTCCACCTGCTCTCTCTCAACGCTGTCGACTACTTCTGCTTCACCAGCGTCTTCACCACCATCA TGATTCCGTACCGCGTCGTCATCATCCCCATCAAGAAGCTGAGCAACGCCATGACCACCTCCAACccctgggtgtgtgtgtcaggcGAGCTGGGAGATTCGGGCATCATGCAGATCCCCAAGAACGTCCTGGAGATGACCTTTGAC TCTGCTTTCAGGCCTCACACGCACATCTCCGCCATGTTCAAG tgtCAGAACCTGGGGAAGCTGACCACAGTGCAGCTGGGTCATGATAACGCCGGCCTCCTGGCTAAATGGCTGGTGGACTGTGTCATGGTACGCAATGAGATCAcaggacacacatacag GTTCCCATGTGGTCGATGGCTTGGTAAGGGCGTGGATGACGGCAGTCTGGAGAGGGTTCTGATAGGTGAGCTGGTGGTGCCCAGCGGAGAGGAGGATTCTGGGAAGGGCTGCCGTACGCCCCCGCCGCAGCATTCGCCATCGCAGACCAGACGCATCAGCATCACGTCACTGTCTGGACGAGGATACA AACCAAATTCAGCCCAAATCCAAGAGGCCATCGGGGAGGCGGTgaacaacatcatcaaacacTTCCACAAGCCAGAGAAAGAG AGAGGCAGCCTGACCGTCCTGCTGTGTGGAGAGAACAGCTTGGTGTCAGCTCTGGAGCAGTTCTTCCATCACGGCTTCAAGTCGGCCCGGCTCTTTCAGAAGACTGTGTTCGTGTGGGACTTTGTGG AGAAGGCCGTTGCCTACATGGAGTCAGCTGACCAGATGGGAGACCTTCAGGAGACAGCAGAGCCCCTGGGGATGACCTGTCAATCACTCTGCCACTATGTCAACGCCATCAACTCCACACCCAGGAACATCGGCAAGGATGGGAAGTTCCAGCTGCTGGTCTGCCTCGGAGCCAG GGACCGCCTGCTGCCCCAGTGGCTTCCCCTGCTGGTGGAGTGCCCGGTGATCCTGCGGATGTACGAGGACACGGCCCTGCTCAGAGACCGCACCACTGTCAACGCCCTCATCGGAGTCCTGGAGACGCTCCACGACTTCCCCATCACACTGGAGGCCTCGCTGGTCAAAGGCATCGACCTTTAA
- the dennd5b gene encoding DENN domain-containing protein 5B isoform X7, translating into MSGSSAVSGAAPCRFAHYFVICGIDTETGLEPDELAGENFEQSPLKRTFKSKVLARYPENVEWNPFDQDAVNMLCMPKGLSFRTQADRREPQFHSFIITKEDGSRTYGFVHTFYEEVTSPQICSAMQTLYQMHNAEHASANPPSSSSSSSSSSMDSLASSLDEADPPTSSSSSSSSRGAGGYDSSRDTLYVSKALCLITPMPFMHACRRFLSQLHRAVTATTAPPLPLESYVHNILYEVPLPALGRSLKFHGVYEPIVCQRPGPGELPLADFPLAEVFNLLGVENLVQVFTCTLLEMQILLYSQDYQRLMTVAEGITTLLFPFQWQHVYVPILPASLLHFLDAPVPYLMGLQSKEGTDRSKLELPQEANLCFVDIDNHYIELPEDFPQFPNKSEFIQELSEVLLSFGISANAGAPPRTRTSPGSTPSTPGRERKVVALRQLEDDGRNGNLAGEELAVLELLQGNATLERLQALTKRTGVTVARVDALRAGVKGQVTEGQGGQTAAEDEELRNAKLNVQLREVFASRFTTMFADYEAFVIQSAPDLESWLTNREQMHNFDKASFLSDQPEPYLPFLSHFIETQMFATFIDNKIMSQWEEKEPQLRVFDARIEKARLYNVRAPNLRSSSYQRCSILKESAQSIEQRLMKIDHTAIHPHLLDMKIGQGKYEQGFFPKLQADVLNTGPTNNKWSHRTATAQRRKDRHRQQTEHLTLDNDLKEKYMQEARSLGKNLRQPKLSDLSPAVIAQTNWKFVEGLLKECRMKTKRMLVEKMGREAVELGHGEANITGLEENTLIASLCDLLERIWSHGLQVKQGKSALWSHLLHCQAREEKLEQQQAESPVSHVPERRKSDSYIAMPSLRVSLIQDMRRIQSMSEIKTDVGRARAWIRLSLEKKLLSQHLKQLLSRQALTKKLYKRYAFLRCEEEKEQFLFHLLSLNAVDYFCFTSVFTTIMIPYRVVIIPIKKLSNAMTTSNPWVCVSGELGDSGIMQIPKNVLEMTFDCQNLGKLTTVQLGHDNAGLLAKWLVDCVMVRNEITGHTYRFPCGRWLGKGVDDGSLERVLIGELVVPSGEEDSGKGCRTPPPQHSPSQTRRISITSLSGRGYKPNSAQIQEAIGEAVNNIIKHFHKPEKERGSLTVLLCGENSLVSALEQFFHHGFKSARLFQKTVFVWDFVEKAVAYMESADQMGDLQETAEPLGMTCQSLCHYVNAINSTPRNIGKDGKFQLLVCLGARDRLLPQWLPLLVECPVILRMYEDTALLRDRTTVNALIGVLETLHDFPITLEASLVKGIDL; encoded by the exons GTGAAAACTTTGAGCAGAGCCCCCTGAAGAGGACGTTCAAGTCCAAGGTTCTTGCACGCTACCCCGAGAATGTGGAGTGGAACCCCTTCGACCAGGATGCAGTCAACATG CTGTGTATGCCTAAAGGCCTGTCGTTCCGGACGCAGGCGGACAGGCGCGAGCCACAGTTCCACTCCTTCATCATCACCAAGGAGGACGGCTCTCGAACCTACGGCTTCGTCCACACCTTCTACGAGGAGGTGACCAGCCCGCAGATCTGCTCCGCCATGCAGACCCTCTACCAGATGCACAACGCAGAGCACGCCTCCGCCaaccccccttcctcctcctcttcctcctcctcctccagcatggACTCTCTGGCCAGCAGTTTAGACGAGGCCGACCCCCctacctcctcatcctcctcatcttcatctcGCGGGGCAGGCGGCTACGACTCCTCTCGTGACACCCTCTATGTGTCCAAGGCCCTGTGTCTGATCACGCCGATGCCCTTCATGCACGCGTGCCGCCGTTTCCTGTCACAGCTGCACCGGGCCGTCACAGCCACCACCGCCCCCCCGCTGCCGCTGGAGAGCTACGTTCACAACATCCTGTATGAGGTGCCGCTGCCCGCTCTGGGCCGCTCGCTCAAGTTCCACGGTGTATACGAGCCCATTGTGTGCCAGAGGCCGGGGCCTGGGGAGCTGCCGCTGGCTGACTTCCCCCTCGCAGAGGTCTTCAATCTCCTGGGAGTAGAGAACCTGGTCCAGGTGTTCACCTGCACCCTGCTGGAGATGCAGATCCTCCTATACTCGCAGG acTACCAGCGGTTGATGACGGTTGCCGAGGGCATCACCACGCTGCTGTTTCCCTTCCAGTGGCAGCACGTCTACGTTCCCATCCTGCCAGCCTCCCTCCTTCACTTCCTGGATGCTCCCGTCCCCTACCTGATGGGCCTGCAGTCCAAGGAGGGCACTGACCGCTCCAAACTGGAGCTTCCTCAGGAG GCCAACCTGTGTTTTGTGGACATTGACAACCACTACATCGAGCTTCCAGAGGACTTCCCCCAGTTCCCCAACAAGTCTGAGTTCATACAGGAGCTCAGCGAGGTGCTGCTTAGCTTTGGCATTTCTGCCAATGCAGGGGCCCCACCACGGACCCGCACCAGTCCCGGCAGCACCCCCTCCACACCAGGCAGGGAGCGTAAGGTCGTCGCCCTCCGGCAGCTGGAGGATGATGGGCGTAACGGCAACTTGGCAGGGGAGGAGCTGGCTgtgctggagctgctgcaggGAAACGCCACCCTGGAGAGACTGCAGGCGCTGACCAAACGCACCGGGGTGACGGTGGCCCGCGTTGACGCCCTGAGGGCTGGAGTCAAAGGTCAGGTGACTGAGGGGCAAGGGGGGCAGACAGCAGCTGAAGACGAGGAGCTAAGGAACGCCAAGCTGAATGTCCAACTGAGGGAGGTGTTCGCCAGCCGCTTCACCACCATGTTTGCCGACTACGAAGCCTTTGTCATCCAGAGTGCCCCGGATCTGGAGTCCTGGCTCACCAACAGAGAACAGATGCACAACTTTGACAAG GCCTCCTTCCTGTCAGACCAGCCGGAGCCCTACCTGCCCTTCCTCTCCCACTTCATTGAGACGCAGATGTTTGCCACCTTCATCGACAACAAGATCATGTCCCAGTGGGAGGAGAAGGAGCCACAGCTCCGTGTCTTTGACGCACGCATCGAAAAGGCCCGCCTCTATAATGTCCGCGCTCCCAACCTCCGATCCTCCAGCTACCAGAGGTGCTCCATCCTCAAGGAGTCTG CTCAGTCTATTGAACAGCGGCTGATGAAGATCGACCACACGGCCATCCACCCACACCTGCTGGACATGAAGATCGGTCAGGGCAAATACGAGCAGGGATTCTTCCCTAAACTACAGGCCGACGTGCTCAACACAGGACCAACAAATAACAA GTGGTCTCACAGGACGGCAACAGCCCAGCGACGGAAAGATCGCCACAGACAACAAACAGAGCATCTGACCCTCGACAACGACCTGAAAGAG AAGTACATGCAGGAGGCCCGCAGCCTGGGGAAGAACCTCCGACAGCCCAAACTGTCTGATCTGTCTCCCGCCGTCATCGCCCAGACCAACTGGAAGTTTGTGGAGGGGCTGCTCAAGGAGTGTCGGATGAAG acaaaGCGTATGCTGGTGGAGAAGATGGGCCGGGAGGCGGTGGAGCTGGGCCACGGTGAGGCCAACATTACTGGACTGGAAGAGAACACTCTGATTGCCAGTCTGTGTGACCTGCTGGAGAGAATCTGGAGCCACGGGTTGCAGGTCAAACAG GGGAAGTCGGCCCTGTGGTCCCATCTGCTGCATTGTCAGGCCCgagaggagaagctggagcagcagcaggccgAGTCACCAG TATCACATGTTCCTGAGAGGAGGAAGTCTGATAGTTATATAGCAATGCCGTCTCTACGTGTATCTCTGATACAGGATATGAG GCGCATCCAGAGTATGTCAGAGATTAAGACAGATGTGGGACGAGCCAGAGCCTGGATCCGTCTGTCCCTGGAGAAGAAGCTGCTCTCTCAGCACCTCAAACAGCTGCTGTCCCGACAAGCCTTAACCAA GAAGCTGTACAAGCGTTATGCCTTCCTGCGCtgtgaagaggagaaagaacagTTCCTCTTCCACCTGCTCTCTCTCAACGCTGTCGACTACTTCTGCTTCACCAGCGTCTTCACCACCATCA TGATTCCGTACCGCGTCGTCATCATCCCCATCAAGAAGCTGAGCAACGCCATGACCACCTCCAACccctgggtgtgtgtgtcaggcGAGCTGGGAGATTCGGGCATCATGCAGATCCCCAAGAACGTCCTGGAGATGACCTTTGAC tgtCAGAACCTGGGGAAGCTGACCACAGTGCAGCTGGGTCATGATAACGCCGGCCTCCTGGCTAAATGGCTGGTGGACTGTGTCATGGTACGCAATGAGATCAcaggacacacatacag GTTCCCATGTGGTCGATGGCTTGGTAAGGGCGTGGATGACGGCAGTCTGGAGAGGGTTCTGATAGGTGAGCTGGTGGTGCCCAGCGGAGAGGAGGATTCTGGGAAGGGCTGCCGTACGCCCCCGCCGCAGCATTCGCCATCGCAGACCAGACGCATCAGCATCACGTCACTGTCTGGACGAGGATACA AACCAAATTCAGCCCAAATCCAAGAGGCCATCGGGGAGGCGGTgaacaacatcatcaaacacTTCCACAAGCCAGAGAAAGAG AGAGGCAGCCTGACCGTCCTGCTGTGTGGAGAGAACAGCTTGGTGTCAGCTCTGGAGCAGTTCTTCCATCACGGCTTCAAGTCGGCCCGGCTCTTTCAGAAGACTGTGTTCGTGTGGGACTTTGTGG AGAAGGCCGTTGCCTACATGGAGTCAGCTGACCAGATGGGAGACCTTCAGGAGACAGCAGAGCCCCTGGGGATGACCTGTCAATCACTCTGCCACTATGTCAACGCCATCAACTCCACACCCAGGAACATCGGCAAGGATGGGAAGTTCCAGCTGCTGGTCTGCCTCGGAGCCAG GGACCGCCTGCTGCCCCAGTGGCTTCCCCTGCTGGTGGAGTGCCCGGTGATCCTGCGGATGTACGAGGACACGGCCCTGCTCAGAGACCGCACCACTGTCAACGCCCTCATCGGAGTCCTGGAGACGCTCCACGACTTCCCCATCACACTGGAGGCCTCGCTGGTCAAAGGCATCGACCTTTAA